A window of Cyclopterus lumpus isolate fCycLum1 chromosome 14, fCycLum1.pri, whole genome shotgun sequence contains these coding sequences:
- the LOC117742955 gene encoding T-box transcription factor TBX2b-like → MKDPIAAAAAMAYHTSQTHQPGALPLSAFLAAAQPSFFPALAFPDVGSPSRPLSEQAASDAELRAALGRPHQPVHPRSFKSLQTEEGLDDDPKVTLDSKKLWNEFHKMGTEMVITKSGRRMFPAFKVRVDGLVESAKYILLMDIVAVDDCRYKFHNSRWVVAGKADPEMPKRMYIHPDSPSKGEQWMSKPVAFHKLKLTNNISDKHGFTILNSMHKYQPRFHIVRANDIMKLPYSTFRTYVFPETEFIAVTAYQNEKITQLKIDNNPFAKGFRDTGNGRREKRSKPVTISSMHEGRLDLDCADSDDSCEQPSTSDPFYSPRELVSSPLMSTPTCHDDDNIESDSDVDQHDEDIAEASRSRSEYMSSLSQKSAEILWNRPALNKGSGNQDASKDGTTARSSEFMYSAESGSSKKHMSEIQDGVPPMMLQTQSPSPLQTLDFSSAHSQQFLKLGAPLLFHPGQLSVKPEGAGRLLPSLPAVENGGLPSQGIASPSPFMFHLSQHMLASQGMSLSPFGGLFSYPYGYMAAPALPTCSATPTLAKSHCFRSSRPWLQFSPYQIPAPVTSSQSPLPTRPPGSSNSQCEVSKSGSREFSSVPENHGHQIKAKQKTSPAKNI, encoded by the exons ATGAAAGATCCAATCGCCGCAGCGGCTGCCATGGCTTACCACACTTCCCAAACTCATCAACCAGGTGCCTTGCCTTTGTCCGCCTTCCTCGCCGCCGCTCAGCCCTCGTTCTTCCCCGCTCTGGCGTTCCCGGACGTCGGCTCCCCGTCCCGGCCTCTGTCCGAGCAGGCTGCCTCTGACGCGGAGCTGCGCGCAGCTCTGGGACGGCCGCATCAGCCCGTTCACCCGCGGTCCTTCAAGAGCCTGCAGACGGAGGAAGGGCTCGATGACGACCCGAAGGTCACCCTGGACTCCAAGAAATTATGGAATGAGTTTCACAAAATGGGAACGGAGATGGTTATTACAAAATCGGGAAG GAGGATGTTTCCGGCGTTCAAAGTGCGGGTCGACGGGCTGGTGGAAAGCGCAAAGTACATCCTGCTGATGGATATCGTCGCGGTGGATGACTGCCGCTACAAGTTTCACAACTCCCGTTGGGTGGTGGCTGGAAAAGCTGACCCGGAGATGCCAAAGCGCATGTACATCCACCCGGACAGCCCGTCCAAAGGGGAGCAGTGGATGAGCAAGCCCGTGGCTTTTCATAAACTCAAACTCACCAATAATATTTCGGACAAGCATGGATTT ACAATTTTGAATTCAATGCATAAATACCAGCCCCGATTTCATATTGTGAGAGCCAACGACATAATGAAGCTCCCGTACAGCACCTTCCGGACTTATGTTTTCCCGGAGACAGAGTTTATCGCTGTCACTGCGTATCAGAATGAAAAG ATTACACAGCTAAAAATCGACAACAATCCGTTCGCCAAAGGATTCAGAGACACGGGAAATGGGAGGCGAGAAAAGAG GAGTAAGCCGGTAACCATTTCTTCAATGCATGAGGGCAGACTGGACCTGGACTGTGCGGATTCTGATGACTCGTGTGAACAACCCAGTACCAGTGATCCGTTTTATTCCCCTCGGGAGCTGGTGAGCAGCCCTCTGATGTCCACACCAACCTGTCACG ATGACGACAACATTGAAAGTGATTCCGATGTTGACCAACACGATGAGGACATTGCTGAAGCCAGCCGTTCCAGGAGTGAATATATGTCTTCTTTGAGTCAGAAGAGTGCGGAGATACTGTGGAACCGGCCCGCTCTCAATAAGGGCAGCGGCAATCAGGACGCCAGCAAAGACGGGACAACGGCTCGATCCTCAGAGTTCATGTACTCCGCGGAGAGTGGTTCTTCAAAAAAGCACATGAGcgaaatccaagatggcgtcccGCCGATGATGCTGCAAACACAGAGCCCGTCGCCCCTTCAGACTTTGGATTTCTCGAGTGCGCACAGCCAACAGTTTCTCAAGCTCGGGGCACCTTTGTTGTTTCACCCGGGACAGTTGTCGGTGAAGCCGGAGGGCGCGGGGCGTCTGTTGCCTTCTTTGCCTGCAGTAGAAAACGGAGGCCTGCCTTCTCAAGGCATcgcctctccatctcccttcaTGTTTCACCTTTCACAGCACATGCTGGCATCTCAG GGAATGTCACTGTCACCCTTTGGAGGACTGTTCTCCTATCCATACGGCTACATGGCAGCACCGGCTCTCCCCACCTGTTCGGCGACCCCGACGCTGGCCAAAAGCCACTGCTTCCGCAGCTCTCGGCCTTGGTTGCAATTCAGCCCTTATCAGATCCCCGCCCCCGTCACCTCAAGCCAAAGCCCGCTTCCAACCAGACCGCCCGGCTCTTCAAACTCGCAATGCGAGGTGTCCAAGTCAGGGAGCAGAGAGTTCAGTTCAGTGCCTGAGAACCACGGTCACCAAATCAAGGCCAAGCAGAAGACTTCGCcagcaaaaaacatttaa